A single region of the Streptomyces sp. NBC_01262 genome encodes:
- a CDS encoding ADP-ribosylglycohydrolase family protein, with amino-acid sequence MRRAATGALVGLALGDALGFPTEFNDVPSILAKCGPWRGMDLPRPAFVTDDTQMTLALGRGLRTALARGPLAPLRLIRPVREEYVEWWRSPDNNRAPGRTCLVACERLSHDGLPWQEASQTGSKGCGANMRVAPLGLVPGLDDEVRAGAAQLQSALTHGHPTALAASDLTAQAVFLLAQGARPDELVRLLREYATVNRAVYHQRWLGDLWQHAHDHGAVPFITRGWDECLAVLDRLDAALAAPDPEADPCLATGAGWIAEEALATALLCFLLFPDEPVTAIRRAACTSGDSDSIACLAGAFAGAYGGVEVWPGEWVERIEYGEELLALGALWDGVE; translated from the coding sequence GTGAGGCGTGCCGCGACCGGCGCCCTCGTCGGGCTGGCGCTCGGCGACGCGCTCGGTTTCCCCACCGAGTTCAACGACGTGCCGTCCATCCTCGCCAAATGCGGCCCCTGGCGGGGCATGGACCTGCCCCGGCCCGCCTTCGTCACCGACGACACCCAGATGACGCTCGCACTCGGGCGTGGCCTCCGTACCGCCCTGGCCCGCGGCCCGCTCGCCCCGCTCCGGCTGATCCGGCCCGTGCGCGAGGAGTACGTCGAGTGGTGGCGCTCGCCCGACAACAACCGCGCCCCCGGCCGCACCTGCCTCGTCGCCTGCGAACGCCTCAGCCACGACGGCCTGCCCTGGCAGGAGGCCAGCCAGACCGGCTCCAAAGGCTGCGGCGCGAACATGCGGGTCGCCCCGCTCGGCCTTGTCCCGGGGCTTGACGACGAGGTCCGCGCCGGCGCCGCGCAGCTCCAGTCCGCCCTCACCCACGGGCACCCCACCGCCCTCGCCGCGAGCGATCTCACCGCCCAGGCCGTTTTCCTGCTCGCCCAGGGCGCACGCCCGGATGAGCTGGTCCGGCTGCTGCGCGAGTACGCCACCGTCAACCGCGCGGTCTACCACCAGCGCTGGCTCGGCGACCTTTGGCAGCACGCCCACGATCACGGCGCCGTGCCCTTCATCACCCGCGGCTGGGACGAGTGCCTCGCCGTCCTCGACCGCCTCGACGCGGCCCTCGCCGCCCCCGATCCCGAAGCCGACCCCTGCCTCGCCACGGGCGCCGGCTGGATCGCCGAGGAAGCGCTGGCCACGGCTCTGCTGTGCTTCCTGCTCTTTCCGGACGAGCCCGTCACCGCGATCCGGCGGGCCGCGTGCACGTCGGGCGACTCGGACTCGATCGCTTGTCTGGCGGGCGCCTTCGCCGGGGCCTACGGCGGCGTTGAGGTCTGGCCGGGTGAGTGGGTCGAGCGGATCGAGTACGGCGAGGAACTGCTTGCGCTCGGCGCGCTCTGGGACGGCGTCGAGTAG
- a CDS encoding alpha/beta fold hydrolase, whose translation MSTEPAVELFVAQSSGPHERTLLVIHGGPDWDHTYLREPLAQLTDRRVVLPDLRGCGRSTRGLADEQYTPAAAMGDLAVVLDVLGIAQVDVLGFSYGGLIAQRLALAFPERVRRLAVASSSVLPVPTNAFEGWHERTERLAAEAAVWSDPFLSGAELTRAAAVASAPANVWRAEALPGYLDRLAAIHFSGEWMRPWQSGILPGARPDDAAQRLSALGLPLLLLHGRQDMTFPATLAEEATKLIPSARAVIIEEAGHMAHIDQPRAWLDTLTDFLA comes from the coding sequence GTGTCCACTGAGCCAGCCGTGGAACTCTTTGTCGCGCAGAGTTCGGGTCCTCATGAGCGCACTCTGCTCGTGATCCACGGGGGACCGGACTGGGATCACACATACCTGCGGGAGCCGCTCGCCCAGCTGACCGACCGCCGGGTGGTGCTGCCCGATCTGCGCGGTTGCGGTCGTTCGACTCGTGGTCTGGCGGACGAGCAGTACACCCCGGCCGCAGCGATGGGCGATCTCGCCGTCGTCTTGGACGTCCTGGGCATCGCGCAGGTCGACGTTCTCGGCTTCTCCTACGGAGGGCTGATTGCCCAACGGCTCGCCCTGGCCTTTCCCGAGCGGGTCCGTCGTCTGGCCGTCGCGTCCAGCAGCGTCCTACCGGTGCCGACGAACGCCTTCGAAGGCTGGCACGAGCGCACCGAACGGCTTGCCGCAGAGGCCGCCGTGTGGTCCGACCCGTTCCTGTCCGGGGCTGAACTCACCCGGGCGGCCGCCGTCGCCTCGGCCCCGGCGAACGTCTGGCGGGCGGAAGCGCTCCCTGGCTACCTGGACCGCCTTGCAGCCATCCACTTCTCCGGCGAGTGGATGCGGCCCTGGCAGTCCGGGATTCTGCCCGGCGCCCGGCCCGACGACGCAGCCCAGCGGCTGTCCGCCCTCGGCTTGCCCCTGCTCTTGCTCCACGGGCGGCAGGACATGACCTTCCCCGCGACCTTGGCTGAGGAGGCAACGAAGCTGATCCCCTCCGCCCGCGCCGTGATCATTGAGGAAGCGGGCCACATGGCCCACATCGACCAGCCCCGCGCATGGCTGGACACCCTCACCGACTTCCTGGCCTGA
- a CDS encoding Rieske (2Fe-2S) protein, whose product MKRRLLLTSTALAALAGCSKYGAETSPPASSAPPASNGGKPLTKTADVPVGGGKIFADQKVVVTQPTQGDFKAFSAVCTHQGCTVSTVSDGTINCPCHGSKFRIADASVAAGPAPRPLPAQPITVKGGEILLA is encoded by the coding sequence GTGAAGCGACGCCTGCTCCTGACCTCAACCGCACTGGCCGCCCTGGCCGGCTGCTCGAAATACGGCGCCGAGACCTCGCCGCCCGCCTCCTCCGCCCCGCCCGCGTCCAACGGCGGCAAGCCCCTGACCAAGACCGCCGACGTCCCCGTCGGCGGCGGCAAGATCTTCGCCGACCAGAAGGTCGTCGTCACCCAGCCCACCCAGGGCGACTTCAAAGCCTTCTCCGCCGTCTGCACCCACCAGGGCTGCACCGTCAGCACCGTCTCCGACGGCACCATCAACTGCCCCTGCCACGGCAGCAAATTCCGCATCGCCGACGCCTCCGTAGCCGCCGGCCCCGCTCCCCGCCCGCTCCCCGCGCAGCCGATCACCGTAAAGGGCGGCGAGATCCTCCTCGCGTAG
- a CDS encoding DUF6529 family protein, which yields MSADPNARTSSFPSPPGGDGRRGSRALVYLVPALAAAAVAVGLGVYGKVHDPTGTAFNLAGFSSPGAVKSWLATGAFFFALIQLLSALAMYGRLPGVRAPSWTGALHRWSGRIAFLLAVPVAVHCLYAFGYQTYSTRVMWHSLLGCFFFGAFSAKMLLLRAERIPGWLLPVIGGLVFTVLTALWLTSALWFFRTTGVTT from the coding sequence ATGAGCGCCGACCCGAACGCCCGCACGTCCTCCTTCCCCTCCCCGCCCGGCGGCGACGGCCGACGCGGCTCCCGCGCGCTGGTCTACCTGGTCCCCGCCCTCGCCGCCGCCGCCGTCGCGGTCGGCCTCGGCGTGTACGGCAAGGTGCACGACCCCACCGGCACCGCCTTCAACCTCGCCGGCTTCTCCAGCCCCGGCGCCGTCAAGTCCTGGCTGGCCACCGGCGCCTTCTTCTTCGCCCTCATCCAGTTGCTGTCCGCCCTCGCGATGTACGGCAGGCTCCCCGGTGTCCGCGCCCCCTCCTGGACCGGCGCCCTCCACCGCTGGTCCGGCCGCATCGCCTTCCTCCTCGCCGTCCCGGTCGCCGTCCACTGCCTCTACGCCTTCGGCTACCAGACGTACAGCACCCGCGTGATGTGGCACTCCCTCCTCGGCTGCTTCTTCTTCGGCGCCTTCAGCGCCAAAATGCTCCTCCTGCGCGCCGAACGGATCCCCGGCTGGCTGCTCCCGGTCATAGGCGGGCTCGTCTTCACCGTCCTCACGGCGCTGTGGCTGACCTCGGCGCTGTGGTTCTTCCGTACGACCGGAGTCACCACGTGA
- a CDS encoding DUF952 domain-containing protein has product MILHLVPLDDWLRDPDRPYAPASLAQEGFVHCSPDEATTLAVANAFYRDAVRPLMALLIDEAALDAELVFEAAAPAPPPGSPGATLFPHIYGRVNRSAVAGMMEVQWDEDGKAVGLALWS; this is encoded by the coding sequence ATGATCCTCCACCTGGTGCCGCTCGACGACTGGCTGCGCGATCCGGACCGCCCGTACGCCCCCGCCTCCCTCGCCCAGGAAGGCTTCGTCCACTGCTCGCCCGACGAGGCGACGACCCTGGCGGTCGCCAACGCCTTCTACAGGGACGCCGTCCGCCCGCTGATGGCCCTGCTCATCGACGAGGCGGCACTGGACGCCGAGCTCGTCTTCGAGGCCGCCGCCCCGGCGCCGCCGCCCGGGTCGCCCGGGGCCACGCTCTTCCCGCACATCTACGGGCGCGTCAACCGCAGCGCGGTCGCCGGGATGATGGAGGTCCAGTGGGACGAGGACGGCAAGGCCGTGGGGCTCGCTCTTTGGTCGTAA
- the aroH gene encoding chorismate mutase, which translates to MAVRAVRGAVQLERDEAEHMQEQVSDLLTAILERNSFDVDDLISVIFTATPDLHSDFPAVAARKLGITDVPLVCAQELDVAGAMPRVVRILAHVETGLAKSGVSHVYLGAAAALRKDIAQ; encoded by the coding sequence GTGGCGGTACGAGCGGTCCGCGGAGCCGTCCAGCTTGAGCGGGACGAGGCGGAGCACATGCAGGAGCAGGTGTCGGACCTGCTCACCGCCATCCTGGAGCGCAACAGCTTCGACGTGGACGACCTGATCAGCGTGATCTTCACGGCCACTCCCGACCTGCACAGCGACTTCCCGGCGGTCGCCGCCCGCAAGCTCGGCATCACCGACGTACCGCTGGTCTGCGCGCAGGAGCTGGATGTCGCGGGCGCGATGCCCCGGGTCGTACGGATACTCGCGCATGTCGAGACCGGCCTCGCCAAGAGCGGGGTCTCCCACGTCTACCTCGGCGCCGCGGCCGCCCTGCGCAAGGACATCGCCCAGTGA
- a CDS encoding prephenate dehydrogenase, producing the protein MRTALVIGTGLIGTSAALALAARGVGVHLEDHDPSAARTASSLGAGTDEPPAGPVDLAIIAVPPAHVAGTLADAQRRGLARGYLDVASVKGGPRRDMEALGVDLRSYIGTHPMAGRELSGPLAAIADLFEGRPWVLTPTPETDTEVLNLALELVALCRAVPVVMDADAHDRAVALVSHTPHLVSSMVAARLQHAEETAVRLCGQGIRDVTRIAASEPAMWIDILSANPGPVADVLAHIADDLTGTVEALRALQSADEAKRREGAVGIEDMLRRGNAGQAKVPGKHGSAPKSYEIVAVLIGDQPGELARLFADAGRAGVNIEDVRIEHSTGQQAGLVQLMVEPTAAPGLTAALRERGWSIRA; encoded by the coding sequence GTGAGAACCGCCCTCGTCATCGGCACCGGCCTCATCGGCACCTCCGCCGCCCTCGCGCTCGCCGCACGCGGCGTCGGCGTGCACCTGGAGGACCACGACCCCTCCGCTGCCCGCACCGCCTCCTCGCTGGGCGCAGGCACGGACGAGCCCCCGGCCGGACCGGTCGACCTCGCGATCATCGCCGTGCCGCCCGCCCACGTGGCCGGCACGCTCGCCGACGCGCAGCGGCGCGGGCTCGCCCGGGGCTACCTGGACGTCGCCAGCGTCAAGGGCGGGCCCCGGCGCGACATGGAGGCGCTCGGCGTCGACCTGCGCTCGTACATCGGTACGCACCCGATGGCGGGCCGCGAGCTCTCCGGTCCGCTGGCCGCGATCGCCGATCTCTTCGAGGGCCGTCCCTGGGTGCTCACCCCGACCCCGGAGACCGACACCGAGGTCCTCAATCTCGCGCTGGAGCTGGTCGCCCTGTGCCGGGCCGTGCCCGTGGTCATGGACGCCGATGCCCACGACCGGGCGGTCGCCCTGGTCTCGCACACCCCGCACCTGGTCTCCAGCATGGTCGCCGCGCGGCTCCAGCACGCCGAGGAGACCGCGGTCCGGCTGTGCGGGCAGGGCATCCGGGACGTCACCCGGATCGCGGCCTCCGAGCCCGCGATGTGGATCGACATCCTCTCCGCCAACCCCGGGCCGGTCGCGGACGTGCTCGCCCACATCGCCGACGACCTGACCGGGACCGTCGAGGCCCTGCGGGCACTGCAGTCCGCGGACGAGGCGAAGCGGCGCGAAGGCGCGGTCGGCATCGAGGACATGCTGCGCCGCGGCAACGCCGGCCAGGCGAAGGTCCCCGGCAAGCACGGCTCGGCCCCGAAGTCCTACGAGATCGTCGCCGTCCTCATCGGCGACCAGCCCGGCGAGCTCGCCCGGCTCTTCGCCGACGCCGGCCGCGCCGGCGTCAACATCGAGGACGTACGGATCGAGCACTCCACCGGACAGCAGGCGGGGCTCGTGCAGCTCATGGTCGAGCCGACGGCCGCGCCGGGTCTGACGGCGGCCCTGCGGGAGCGCGGGTGGTCCATCCGCGCCTGA
- the cmk gene encoding (d)CMP kinase, which yields MASANPTARKEGLPTVSNPVIVAIDGPSGTGKSSTSKAVAAKLGLSYLDTGAQYRAITWWMLSNGVDVNDQAAVANAAAKPVIESGSDPLAPTITVDGVDASGPIRTQEVTAAVSAVSAVPEVRTRLVELQRGAAEKAPAGIVVEGRDIGTTVLPDATVKIFLTASAQARASRRAGELKGKEAADLAATQAALVRRDAADSGRKTSPLAKAEDAVEVDTSDLTLDQVIECVVTLIEEKRVAA from the coding sequence ATGGCATCTGCCAATCCCACCGCGCGCAAGGAAGGTCTCCCGACTGTGTCGAATCCGGTGATCGTGGCGATCGACGGCCCCTCGGGCACTGGCAAGTCCAGCACTTCGAAGGCGGTCGCGGCGAAGCTCGGCCTGAGCTACCTGGACACCGGCGCCCAGTACCGGGCGATCACGTGGTGGATGCTGAGCAACGGCGTGGACGTGAACGACCAGGCGGCCGTGGCGAACGCGGCGGCCAAGCCGGTCATCGAGTCGGGGAGCGACCCGCTGGCGCCGACGATCACGGTGGACGGCGTGGACGCGTCGGGCCCGATCCGTACGCAGGAGGTCACGGCGGCGGTCAGCGCGGTGAGCGCCGTGCCGGAGGTGCGTACGCGCCTGGTGGAGCTGCAGCGCGGGGCCGCGGAGAAGGCACCGGCCGGGATAGTGGTCGAGGGCCGGGACATCGGCACGACCGTCCTGCCGGACGCCACGGTGAAGATCTTCCTGACGGCCTCGGCCCAGGCGCGCGCCTCGCGCCGCGCCGGGGAGCTGAAGGGCAAGGAGGCGGCCGATCTCGCCGCTACCCAGGCCGCGCTGGTCAGGCGGGACGCGGCGGACTCGGGCCGTAAGACCTCGCCGCTGGCGAAGGCCGAGGACGCGGTGGAGGTCGACACCAGCGACCTCACGCTCGACCAGGTCATCGAGTGCGTCGTCACGCTGATCGAGGAGAAGCGGGTCGCCGCGTGA
- a CDS encoding lysophospholipid acyltransferase family protein, with product MRRHADRGEAGRRVTQTSPGPRGAAVGRRIGIGLMNGLWRPRVLGTWRVPATGPVILAGNHSHNVDGPMIIGTSPRPVHFLVKKEAFVGPMDPFLRSVGHVAVDRESADRTAITAALGVLERGGVLGIFPEGTRGEGDFAELRAGLAYFAVRSGAPVVPVAVLGSARSGRVISALPPLRSRIDVVFGDPFDAGDGSGRRTRTAMDAATVRIQERLTAHLAYAKRATGHASRP from the coding sequence GTGCGTCGTCACGCTGATCGAGGAGAAGCGGGTCGCCGCGTGACGCAGACTTCCCCGGGTCCCCGGGGCGCGGCCGTCGGCCGCCGCATCGGGATCGGGCTGATGAACGGCCTGTGGCGCCCCCGCGTGCTCGGCACGTGGCGGGTGCCGGCGACCGGCCCGGTGATCCTGGCCGGGAACCACTCGCACAACGTGGACGGGCCGATGATCATCGGCACGTCGCCGCGGCCGGTGCACTTCCTGGTCAAGAAGGAAGCGTTCGTCGGCCCGATGGACCCGTTCCTGCGGTCGGTCGGCCATGTCGCCGTCGACCGCGAGAGCGCGGACCGCACGGCGATCACCGCCGCCCTGGGCGTCCTGGAGCGCGGCGGGGTCCTGGGGATCTTCCCTGAGGGCACCCGCGGGGAGGGCGACTTCGCCGAGCTGCGCGCGGGACTGGCGTACTTCGCGGTGCGCTCCGGCGCGCCCGTCGTGCCGGTCGCGGTGCTGGGCAGTGCCCGGTCCGGGCGGGTGATATCCGCGCTGCCGCCGCTGCGCAGCCGGATCGACGTGGTCTTCGGCGACCCGTTCGACGCGGGCGACGGCAGCGGCAGGCGTACGCGTACGGCGATGGACGCCGCCACGGTGCGCATCCAGGAGCGCCTGACGGCACACCTGGCGTACGCGAAGCGTGCCACGGGGCACGCCTCGCGCCCCTGA
- the der gene encoding ribosome biogenesis GTPase Der, whose translation MDIENEYGEVGALGDAEYAEFMELAEEEGFDLDQVAGDLAAAGHGPLPVLAVVGRPNVGKSTLVNRIIGRREAVVEDKPGVTRDRVTYEATWNGRRFKIVDTGGWEQDVLGIDASVAAQAEYAIAAADAVVFVVDSTVGATDTDEAVVKLLRKAGKPVVLAANKVDGLSGEADAALLWNLGLGEPHPVSSLHGRGTGDLLDAILEALPEAPAQTFGDVVGGPRRIALIGRPNVGKSSLLNKVAGEERVVVNEIAGTTRDPVDELIQLGGVTWKFIDTAGIRRKVHLQEGADYYASLRTAAALEKAEVAVILIDGNETISVQDLRIITMAVEAGRAVVIAYNKWDQLDEERRYYLEREIEQDLVQVQWAPRVNVSALTGRHMEKLVPAIETALAGWETRVPTGRLNAFLGEIVASHPHPVRGGKQPRILFGTQAGTKPPRFVLFASGFLEAGYRRFIERRLREEFGFEGTPIQVSVRVREKRGRKK comes from the coding sequence ATGGACATCGAGAACGAGTACGGCGAAGTCGGCGCGCTCGGCGACGCCGAATACGCCGAGTTCATGGAGCTCGCCGAAGAGGAGGGCTTCGACCTCGACCAGGTCGCCGGGGACCTCGCGGCGGCGGGCCACGGCCCGCTGCCGGTGCTCGCGGTGGTCGGCCGGCCCAATGTCGGCAAGTCGACCCTCGTGAACCGGATCATCGGCCGCCGTGAGGCGGTCGTCGAGGACAAGCCGGGCGTGACCCGGGACCGGGTGACGTACGAGGCGACCTGGAACGGCCGCCGCTTCAAGATCGTCGACACCGGCGGCTGGGAGCAGGACGTCCTCGGCATCGACGCGTCGGTGGCCGCGCAGGCCGAGTACGCGATCGCCGCCGCCGACGCGGTCGTCTTCGTCGTGGACTCCACCGTCGGCGCGACCGACACCGACGAGGCCGTCGTCAAGCTGCTCCGCAAGGCCGGCAAGCCCGTCGTGCTGGCCGCCAACAAGGTCGACGGCCTCTCCGGCGAGGCGGACGCCGCCCTGCTGTGGAACCTCGGGCTCGGCGAGCCGCACCCCGTCTCCTCGCTGCACGGCCGCGGCACCGGCGACCTGCTCGACGCGATCCTGGAGGCGCTGCCGGAGGCCCCCGCGCAGACCTTCGGCGACGTGGTCGGCGGCCCGCGCCGGATCGCGCTGATCGGACGGCCCAACGTCGGCAAGTCGAGCCTGCTGAACAAGGTCGCGGGGGAGGAGCGGGTCGTCGTCAACGAGATCGCCGGCACCACCCGCGACCCGGTCGACGAGCTGATCCAACTCGGCGGCGTCACCTGGAAGTTCATCGACACCGCCGGCATCCGCCGCAAGGTCCACCTCCAGGAGGGCGCGGACTACTACGCGTCGCTGCGCACCGCCGCCGCGCTGGAGAAGGCCGAGGTCGCGGTCATCCTGATCGACGGCAACGAGACCATCAGCGTCCAGGACCTGCGGATCATCACGATGGCGGTCGAGGCCGGGCGCGCGGTCGTCATCGCGTACAACAAGTGGGACCAGCTCGACGAGGAGCGCCGCTACTACCTGGAGCGCGAGATCGAGCAGGACCTCGTCCAGGTCCAGTGGGCGCCCCGGGTGAACGTCTCCGCCCTCACCGGCCGCCACATGGAAAAGCTCGTCCCCGCCATCGAGACCGCCCTCGCCGGCTGGGAGACCCGCGTCCCCACCGGCCGTCTCAACGCCTTCCTCGGCGAGATCGTCGCCTCCCACCCCCACCCCGTCCGCGGCGGCAAGCAGCCCCGCATCCTCTTCGGCACCCAGGCCGGCACCAAGCCCCCCCGCTTCGTCCTCTTCGCCTCCGGCTTCTTGGAGGCGGGCTACCGCCGCTTCATCGAGCGCCGGCTGCGTGAGGAGTTCGGCTTCGAGGGGACTCCGATCCAGGTGTCGGTACGGGTGCGCGAGAAGCGCGGCCGCAAGAAGTAA
- a CDS encoding transglycosylase family protein, whose protein sequence is MAVSAQYRKTAVLVGIAAALSPLAALAGAGEAAAADSGVWDRIAKCESGGNWQINTGNGYYGGLQFSAGTWRAYGGTAYAATADRASKSQQIAIATKVQRAQGWGAWPTCSARAGASGSAPGTKSTTVTKKSTKSQKSTKATKRASGNTTDRGSSRAKANGTGGNYTVRSGDTLSGIAVAHGLSWKKLYAVNKPLIGGDPNLIFPGQRLTV, encoded by the coding sequence ATGGCCGTCTCAGCCCAGTACCGCAAGACCGCAGTTCTCGTCGGCATCGCCGCCGCCCTGAGCCCACTGGCCGCCCTGGCCGGTGCGGGAGAGGCCGCCGCAGCCGACAGCGGAGTGTGGGACCGCATCGCCAAGTGCGAGAGCGGCGGCAACTGGCAGATCAACACCGGCAACGGGTACTACGGCGGACTGCAGTTCTCCGCCGGCACCTGGCGGGCCTACGGCGGCACGGCCTACGCGGCCACCGCCGACCGGGCCAGCAAGTCCCAGCAGATCGCCATCGCGACCAAGGTGCAACGCGCACAGGGCTGGGGCGCCTGGCCCACCTGCTCCGCGAGGGCCGGAGCGTCCGGAAGCGCGCCGGGCACCAAGTCGACGACGGTGACGAAGAAGTCCACGAAGTCGCAGAAGTCGACGAAGGCGACGAAGCGTGCGAGCGGCAACACCACCGACCGCGGCAGCAGCCGTGCCAAGGCGAACGGCACCGGCGGCAACTACACCGTGAGGTCCGGCGACACCCTCAGCGGGATCGCGGTGGCGCACGGCCTGAGCTGGAAGAAGCTCTACGCCGTCAACAAGCCCTTGATCGGCGGCGATCCGAATCTGATCTTCCCCGGTCAGCGGCTGACGGTCTGA
- a CDS encoding LysM peptidoglycan-binding domain-containing protein, protein MIPFLAAAALALMGVHAPVWNDLADCESSGVWDTNTGNGFYGGLQIWQPTWTEHGGLDYAPRADLATEDDQITVAEEILRDQGWSAWPECSRRLGLSGRWHAAQPGDTLQSVADRFQVPEEELRQLNPGVEGADAGAPLAPGTLIRLP, encoded by the coding sequence ATGATCCCCTTTCTGGCCGCCGCCGCCCTCGCCCTCATGGGGGTCCACGCCCCGGTCTGGAACGACCTCGCCGACTGCGAGAGCAGCGGCGTGTGGGACACCAACACCGGCAACGGCTTCTACGGGGGCCTGCAGATCTGGCAGCCGACCTGGACCGAGCACGGCGGCCTCGACTACGCCCCACGCGCCGATCTCGCGACCGAGGACGACCAGATCACCGTCGCCGAGGAGATCCTCCGCGACCAGGGCTGGTCCGCCTGGCCCGAATGCTCCCGCCGGCTCGGGCTCTCCGGGCGCTGGCACGCCGCGCAGCCCGGTGACACGCTGCAGTCGGTCGCCGACCGCTTCCAGGTGCCCGAGGAGGAGCTGCGGCAGCTCAACCCGGGTGTGGAGGGCGCGGACGCGGGTGCCCCCCTGGCCCCGGGGACGCTGATCCGGCTGCCCTGA
- a CDS encoding ABC transporter ATP-binding protein: MTVEIALRAARVRYGPLEVLHGVDLAVPAGTATVLLGRNGAGRTTVLRALAGAVRLTGGQVLWRGRDVTALPAHRRARLGLAFVPDRRPVFGSLTVAENLALFAGEDRAHGADAPALEAFPALRPLLARRAGTLSGGEQRMLAVSRALLGPPSRLVLLDEPGLGLSPAAATRTYEVLAALCAQGARTVVVAEQRLPEALRPVTAVVHELRRGSVVFSGEPGEPGELALRAAGSASPGPGGHPRPRPPHPG, from the coding sequence ATGACCGTCGAGATCGCGCTGCGCGCCGCCCGCGTCCGCTACGGACCGCTGGAGGTCCTGCACGGCGTGGACCTCGCCGTCCCCGCCGGGACCGCCACCGTGCTGCTCGGCCGCAACGGCGCGGGCCGCACCACGGTCCTGCGGGCGCTCGCCGGCGCCGTCCGGCTCACCGGCGGCCAGGTCCTGTGGCGGGGCCGGGACGTGACCGCGCTGCCCGCGCACCGGCGGGCGCGGCTGGGGCTGGCCTTCGTACCGGACCGGCGGCCGGTGTTCGGATCGCTGACGGTCGCCGAGAACCTGGCCCTGTTCGCCGGCGAGGACCGCGCGCACGGGGCCGACGCCCCGGCCCTGGAGGCCTTCCCGGCGCTGCGCCCCCTGCTGGCCCGCCGCGCGGGCACCCTCTCCGGCGGCGAGCAGCGCATGCTCGCCGTGTCCCGGGCCCTCCTCGGCCCCCCGTCGCGCCTGGTGCTGCTCGACGAGCCCGGGCTCGGCCTCTCCCCCGCCGCCGCGACCCGTACGTACGAGGTGCTGGCCGCTCTGTGCGCCCAGGGCGCCCGGACGGTGGTCGTCGCCGAGCAGCGGCTGCCGGAAGCGCTACGGCCGGTCACCGCCGTGGTGCACGAACTGCGGCGCGGGTCGGTCGTGTTCAGCGGCGAACCGGGAGAGCCCGGTGAACTCGCGCTCAGGGCAGCCGGATCAGCGTCCCCGGGGCCAGGGGGGCACCCGCGTCCGCGCCCTCCACACCCGGGTTGA